DNA from Brassica napus cultivar Da-Ae chromosome C4, Da-Ae, whole genome shotgun sequence:
aaaaaattagtaatcaGCTTTTAGAATCATGGttagagttaaaaaaataaaaaaaaattactaatcaGGTTTTAGGATCATGGTTacagttaaaaaaagaaaattactaaTCAAGTTTTAGAATCATgtttagagttaaaaaaaatattactaatcaagttttaaaatcatgtttagagttaaaaacaaaaattactaATCAGGTTTTAGAATCatgtttagagtaaaaaaaaaattagtaatcaGGTTTTAGAATCATGTTTAgagttaaaaaaatcaaaaaaaaaattactaatcaGGTTTTAGAATCatgtttagagtttaaaaaaaaaacattacttgATAAGTAGTTATTTGAGAAGTAATTGAACAAGAGGAAAGCTTGGAGAATTGGTTGAACTGTCTCAAAGCAAACTAATCATGCAAACAAAGATAACTAAAGCTAACAAACCATCATGACAACAGTTTCGTTTTCAGTGCTAATTCCATATTAGACAGTGGCTCAGGCTTTGCAAGCAAACTTTCAAGCAAACTTTGCCTTGAGATTTTCTTTTTCATCTCCATCAGCCCTTCAAGCTTGGTTAATTCTTCATCTTTTCCAGTTTTCTTCCTCTTACCCGCAGCCTTCGCAACCTTAATCCCTAATGGTCTATCTTTTGGTTCTGCAACCAGAGTATCCGCAGTTTTGCGCTTATCATTGTCCTTCTCCAGATAGGTGGAACACCATTTCACATCATGCCTAAACTCCCTCCACGCATGTTCCAAGTTGAACTTCATGTTCTGGTCACTGTTGAAGATATCCAAGGCAGCCTTCATCACATCGTTGTCACTTTGACTGCTTCTCTACTCCCTCAATGCCGTGTCGTAGCAGCCAACAAACTTGCAGATCAAATCATTGATCCTAGCCCATCTTTGCTTGCATTGCCCTAGTTCTCTTGGCACTGTCCCAACCAGGAGAGGACTAGAGTTGTAGTACTCTACAATCCTCTTCCAGAAGGCATCACCTTTTTGTTCGTTACCGACGATTGAATCTTTGCTAGTTTTGAGCCAAGCACCTATCAGGATTAAATCCTACTTCACAGACCACTTTCTCCTTTCTTTGACACTTGACTCTTGCGGAGATTGGGTACTAAACAAAGGAGTCTCTGCAAAGTCATGGTCAACTGACCCTTGGCTCGCTAAGAGATTAACAAAACTAGAGGAGCTTGCCATTTAAGATGAAGTGTGATTCTCTACTAGTATTCTACTAGGATTAAATAAGGGATTCTACATTGAATCCTAGTAGAAAACTGTCTTATCAGAACAGCTAGAGACAATTTAATGAAGTTTTAGTTTGCAAACTGCAGTTAGGGTCTATTTAATGAAGTGTGATTCAAAGTTATTTTTTCCTAACTACACAGTTACCGACAGTACTATCCGTTTCAATTCAAACAGCTATGTTCTCTAACCAGGAAACTAATGTGGTTGAGTTTAAAGACTAACCTCAGAGGAGTCGCTCAAGTTCAGACATCCGCTTTACCAACATTTTAACCTGTGCCTGAACAGACATAAGACAAACCAAAACACATGGGTTAGAAAGATAGTACAAACACCAATTTTATGAtactgaaaaaaatataaactcacCTTAAGTGCCTCACACTCTCTAAGAAGGTTCTCATGGCGGAGAACTTTCTGTTTGTGCCTCTCAACCTCTTCTTGCACACCCATAACCCATGGTTGCCTGTAATGTAGAccgtcattttaaaataaataaaaaataatattaatatatataaaatatgaacaataatttaaaaataaaaatatatataatgtttttaattatttctatgtataatattacaaaatttacataaaatttatatatactattataaaaatgaaaatatattaaataaaattaatttttatatatagatattgctatttttgaaatatttattaataaaacttacggatcaggatatccggactaaaaaattaaaatattcagaTCCGGATCCgactttgacggatccaacattttactatccggatccggatttagtccctccggatatccggattttcggatcggatccggatctaATCCCGGATcggatctggatccggatagAATCCCGGCGATCCGGATCGAAGATAAAATTTCCAGGCGTAGTAAAAAGGTGTAGTGTAGTGTTCCACATTCTTTGAGATTTTGCAAGTCTGATtttattacatatttatttatttatttatatgggATATTATTACGTTTGTTTTATCGGGAATAACTAGGGTTTGGTAACCAAAGTACCCGGATTTAGTAAACCAAATATGATCCATCCGAAAAAATTATATCGAatctaaatcaaaaccaaaatattactAAATTCGATCTaaactaatatttaaaatactcaaaatatGCGAATCACAATAcgtgtttaaatatattaattattctaGATatgatatttagaaaatatcaaAGATATTCAGTATCATCTAAAATAcctgaaaatatctaaaaactaTCTAAAACAAGTAAATAACCACAAATAATAatcgaaaattgtaaaaaaaatactcagaaatccattcaaatattcaaaatgAACCTATTTTCATGTTAATTTTTTGGTATTTGGTCATACACTATTCAAGTTTATATACTgtatattattctatttttgaaCTTTGAGTTGatatttttacataaatttaaatatgtacTCAAATTAAACCCACAAAAGTTCGATTAgaacataaactaaaattttaaaaatatccaaatgaCATTTAAATCTTTAAcaccaaaaaactaaaaaaatttgaaatgaaCTCAAACGTCAATCCATAAaaataactgaaaaaaaaagatcagccatgaaacaaaaaaaaaagttgacaaGGTCTACTTACAGGTTCATATTTCATTGTGTAAGCACATTTATTAAAGCAATATGttattaaaatgtataattttatatttttggagaTATTTTGAGAGAATTCTCTCATGATTTTGAGATCTCTTTAATATACTAAAACAAGaatcatgaaaataaaatatttttaactgataaaaaaaaaccaacagaTGAGTAAGTCCAATAGAAAACATTGTTTTCAATttcaagaaataaaaacaacacCAACAGATGACCAAGTCCAATGTAAACTTTCTACCGCTTAGTGTTCAACGCGGAAATTCACCACGGGAGATGTACTGAGGATCGTCACACGATTCTCTCCTGAGAACCTCCAACAGTTGAGATCATCTTCCTCTCTTCCTGTATCCACTCCATATTTATAGATGTATGTTCCATTGTCTAGCTCATTTGTGAACAGACACTGCAAGAAAACGAGTCCATAACAACGaagatttacgacgaaagtatttcgtcgtaaatttacatggtgtttacaacgcaGTTACGAAGAGaccaactttcgtcgtaaacttacatggattttacgacgaatgATTCTCTCCTGAGAACCTCCAACAGTTGAGATCATCTTCCTCTCTTCCTGTATCCACTCCATATTTATAGACGTATGTTCCATTGTCTAGCTCATTTGTGaacatacactacaagaaaacgtgtccataacaacgaagatttacgacgaaagtatttcgtcgtaaatttacattgTGTTTACAACGCATTTACGAGGAGACCAACTTTcatcgtaaacgccatgtaaatttacgacgaaatatgctcgtcgtaaaatccatgtaagtttacgacgaaagtacgtggaatgagaaatacatCGTAatcgttacatcgacattacaacgaaacatgttaccgttatatttaggtgaaaacgtgtattcaatatgctttaacttacctgatttcgtcgtaaagtcgttgtaaatattatgttaaaaccatgtaaaatccatgtaaaacattccttgtaaaatcgttgttatatttcaactacccaactcgaaaatttctctatatatatgtcatttcccacaactctcttcctcacaacacacaaacgaaaaaaaaatcagaaaaaatcagaaaaaaaaaatttcaaaaacaaatctaagaaaaaaatggccggtggcggtagtatttatgagttacggagttggatgtatttgcacaaagattccgacgggagggtgacaaACGCATTTCtaagcgggctagagacattcatgcaccaggcgggctgtacaccgatcacacaggaaagcggtaagatgttatgcccctgtcggaaatgcaagaattcaaaatttgcacgtagtgaaactgtatgtaagcatttagtaaacataggatttacaccacagtgctacatttggtatcaacatggagagggttatgggggaaatgaagctagtagtagtaataataattttgaggatgctcatcatagtgaagaaccgaatcatttgcataatgaatataatcaTCGCCAAGATctggagcagatggtagatcatgatagggttcaagatatgattagtgatgcatttttagaaacaactacaacaatagctgatggaactgaaaatgtagaagaacctaatttggatgcaaaaaggttttatgaaatgctagatgctgcaaatcaatcaatctacactggttgtagagaaggtctctctaaattgtctctagcagctaggatgatgaatattaaaacggatcataagttacctgagaattgcatggatgcatgggcggagttgtttaaagagtatttaccagaagacaacgtgtctgctgaatcttattatgagattcagaaattggtttatagtcttgggttgccttcggagatgattgatgtttgcatcgacaactgcatgatctactggaaagaagatgacaagttagaagagtgtcgagtctgcaaaaaaccacgattcaaaccgcaaggccgtgggaggaatagggtaccgtaccaaaggatgtggtacctaccaattacagacagattgaaaagattatatcaatctgagaggactgctgcgtcgatgaggtggcatgcagaacatgtccagagaaatggtgaggttgcacatccatcagacgcaagagcgtggaaacatttcaacaaggtacacgcagattttgctaaaaatattcagaatgtctatcttgggttatgcaccgatggatttagtccatttggaatgtctggtagacaatattctttgtggccagtcattcttatgccgtacaatttaccgccggatatgcatgaaacaagaatttctatttttgaccatattaatccctgggccgaagcatccaaaacggtctcttgatgtttttcttcaaccgttgatagaacaGCTAAAgaaattgtggtcagaaggggtgaggacgtacgattgttccttgaaaaacaattttacgaagcgagcagttctgctgtggacgataagtgatttccctgcttatgggatgttgtctggctggacaacacatggaagattatcttgtccatattgtcttggatcgacggatgcatttcaactgaagaatggtaggaagagttgttggtttgattgtcatcgtcgctttcttccacttgcccatccgtacaaaagaaataagacattgtttcggcacaaaaaaaactttcagagacggtcctcctccatatctcaccggccagcagatcaaagcagacattgattattacggagctcaggaaacaattaaggttggaggaaattggcatgttcctggaaatatgtctgatgggtatggtgtctctcacaattggcataagaagagtatattttgggagctaccctattggaatgatcttctcttacgccacaatctggatgtcatgcatattgagaagaacttttttgagaacatcatgaatacattacttaacgtccctgagaagacaaaagataacaaaaagtcaaggatggacttacctgatatttgctcaagaagtgagttacatatcaagagcaatggaaacgttcctgttcccatctttcggttgtcatcagaagccaaaacaatcttgtttgactgggttgcattaGAAGtaaagtttcctgatggttatgttttaaatctgtcaagatgtgttgaacgaggtcaaaagttctccggaatgaagagtcatgattgtcatgtgtttatgcaacgactacttccatttgcttttgccgagctccttccagcaaatgtccatgaagcacttgcaggtaattataattttataatatatatacatatgttatgaaatgttattaatttgattacttttgcaatatacagccatcggcgcatttttcagagatcttagcacacgtacgttcaaagaagaagtcatcgaacaacttcatcataacattccgatcatattgcgcaacctggagaagatatttcctccttcattttttgacgtcatggagcatctagttgtccacctaccgtatgaagcattgcttcgtggacctgttcacaacggatggatgtatccgtatgagcgacagatgaaacatttgaaggggaaagcaagaaatcttgcaaatgtggaaggttcaatagttgcggggagtttgacagtcaaaacatctaacttcacatcatactactttgctccaactgttcgtacgaaaaaaagagttcctagaagatatgatgatggtggagtaccgacatcatatccaattgatggtatTCCTGagattttctgcgaaattgcacggtttggtggtaaaacgaaagaagtatgatggtcatgtgaagaggataaacatagtgcccacacttatattttgctcaactgcgaggatgcagtgacccgttactttgaaaggtaaatattttgtgaatgttaattatatgaattgaagttaattatgtatgacttgattatttgtttaatttgcagcatgtttgtatctcaagttgaataAGCAATACTAGGAATATCTGTAACTGATGtagacacacgtaaagataagcactttgtcaagtggttaaaatcacaggtacgtaatatatctcatacattgattaattaagtaagtgttttgatacttcaatattaattaagaatatctgctttttgcaggttgattatgacgatccttattatcccgtatggtttcacgaattggttcaaggtccagttgcaaaggtcaccacatcacctatgtatttcacacaaggatttacctttcacacatacgagtatgggagaaaTCGGGCAACGAAATAACTAcagaatatgtgtgaaaggtgaaacagacttttacgggatcttgcaggagattattgaagtggaatttccggggttattgatgctaaaatgcgtcctcttcaaatgtgaatggttcgatcctgttgtgaaccgaggaattcggtataacaaatttggtgttgtggatgtcaattttgggagaagatacaacaaatttgagcctttcattttagcttcacaagccgagcaagttagcttccttccttatcctcggcttcgaacttccgggataaactggttagctgctatcaaaattacacctcgtggacgcattgtcgctggagaagaaccgcccttgcgagaagaagacgctatcaatgaatttgaggtaccagaacaaccaactgatgaaatccttttgatcgacccgcaaaaaatttcaatatgaagatattcccgaagatacgacagatgaagcacgtgaagacgagttcgagagaagcgacgatgatgattgtaatgatagtgatgagaacgaaaacgatttagagtgatgtaatattgatgagaacgaaaacgatttagagtgatgtaatatatgttaCAAATGTTGTaattctctattgtaacgtatgtttaaagaaatattgtttttttaccatcttaatgtatgtgtaacaaatgttgttttatataatatgtatttctttagtttttaaaaaattatttggagttttagggttttagagtttaagttggagaaagagcaagaagtagtagagaagaagatatgatgttagatgatatgtgactttggggtttagggatttcattctcggtgtttagggttaagcattgtaaaatcgtcgtaaatggttaaatctattccacgtaatttcgtcgtaaatggaaaaacgcgggcttggtaacttcgtcgtaaatggaaaaacgcagGCATGGTAGCTTCGTCGTAAACAgacgtttcgacgtaatttcgtcgtaaaccaaaaaacgcgggcctggtaacttcgttgtaaatggaaaaacgcgggcctggtaacttcgtcgcgtttacgacgaaacattttatatatattgagacgccgagaacgaggctgcctcgttcattcctccaaaactcctctcctctccctctaaggtacactctctttcctctttttttttttaagttagtttaggtgattaattagttaggtaattagtttaggtgattagttaggtaattagtttaggtgattagttagatgacgaaatactatagtttaggtgattagttaggtaacagaatatttttttaattatgtcgtcataattgattaaatttatttaaatttttttagatggctcctacaaggaaaccagcagcacctacttatgcccagttgtttggcgatggttccggtacatcttcttccggtccatcgtcttccgatgcagttccagactctcagacttctcagagagttttttcgagtcctcctcttccaccgcagatgcctccacctcctcctccagcggctgcacctcagcctatcccagaaggtgcagttcatccggatttgtgtgtgccttcatatgctctattcgcgagatatacggtggaggatttgcttgcccagcctggacgggagggtttggatgttctagaccccgatagaccccgatgaacttattggtaagttattaatttttattacattaaaatttaaattatttttattttctaacggttaaattgttttttttcaggtttggggctaacaaccgtgttagccggagcgtttcggcgacgattaagggttactacgacgggacatatccgaactggagcaagacaccaaatcacgttaagatcacctGGTTAAAAttttttgcggtaagatttttaaacttaactaaatttttactttaaaaaaaaaaatatatatatatttttaatatttattattaattgtaattttttcaaaaaatttctgtttcagcaaaagtggcattggtctttgggaatcaccgagagggtgaaggcggaattcgttgcataGGCAAAGATCCGCCTCGGCAATacagtctccgattggaaggacaagtgggagatctacgggtatgagggaaagcccactgagcgcatgacggatgtgtgggatggcctcatcgcctattgggagcacccctcttcgatcaaaaaggccaattcgtgctcggcttctcgaaggacgaaggataaagatggtcatttgcccatgcttcacagaaccggaaaaaaacctcatgcaggagtccgtctagaagctgtaagttttattttaaataaatatttcaaaatattcaattaatataatttttcatatttaatttaatttttttttgtagttcgagaagacagGAGTCTTACCATCtttgtctgacctattcaagatgactcacgccacatccgacggagtttttgtggattctgcatctgagaaactcttccaagcAGTGGCTgatcggattgaagaacgggagacgcaactaacccaggaatctcccgatggattaccagtcacattgtccaccgaagaggccgacagaatcttcgaagaggtacaacttaaaatttttgtttacattattttaaatattttaacataattaactatataaatatatgttttgattttataggtggctcctaaaaagaagggacggatagttggtataggctctgttaacgaagttgcaaaggcaacttcgtcatacacttcgagatgggatgaagagactgctcagatgaaggctcgaatggatagccagcaggttcgtttagactctcttgaggatttgctagacgtgatggccgtgggaaacccggttatgcagagaatgttgagtgagagacgagccgctcttgggtttccagtacgagatccccaaaagtccgatccaacccgtcaacagccgagcaacctcATCAACTACTTCGaggatatgtagtttttttttatatttctgtttgtattatgaatttaaatattattgtatgacttttaaatgcctttttaaaatatgtttttcaatttcttttcgttttaaaatttaaattattttaaattctgaatattaaatataaattaaaatttattatatactaattaataataatataataagaatcgatgtaaactcctcgtaaacattacatggagtttacatcgaatgtttacgagtgattaacatcgaaagatttacgagggttttacatcgaaatgtttacgagtgatttacaacgaaagtatttacgtgtgctttataTCGAAAtcattacgtgggctttacgacgaaatcttacgtgtcgtttacgacgaattctttccatgcgctttacgaggaatatatttcgtcgtaaacgtaacgagtcgtttacgacgaaacctccgttacgatggacgtttaacaacgaaacatCTTTcagacgaatttacaacgaatactgccctagtaaaaaatatgttttcttgtagcgAGAATTGAGTTCCCACTCACACCACAACCATCAGGAAGCTCCTTAGCCGAGCATGAGACATTTCCCTGCTGTCTTATAAATAACACACGGTCTCCTAAGTCACTAACCTCAAGCCATTGACCAGTCTCCT
Protein-coding regions in this window:
- the LOC106448599 gene encoding glutathione S-transferase T2-like, with product MKAALDIFNSDQNMKFNLEHAWREFRHDVKWCSTYLEKDNDKRKTADTLVAEPKDRPLGIKVAKAAGKRKKTGKDEELTKLEGLMEMKKKISRQSLLESLLAKPEPLSNMELALKTKLLS